The genomic segment GAATTGCAAAAGGGCTAATCTACTCAATGAAAATGTTGAAGAACACAACTGGCATGTTGAGGTGGATGGCACTTTGGAAAAGGGGTCATTTCGAGTTTCGTCAATGGTCTCAATTTCTCAAATTAGGTAACTAATGTAGGCAAGTCATTGTATGACCTGTGTTGGGTAGATTGTAGACACAGGGCAAGAATGTGCACATCTATGGCCAAGTTAGTATGAAAAGGTGTATATTTAACATGTCTAGCAATCTCCTGGAATTTATTCCAATGTTGATTCTTGCTCCTAGCGAGCCTCAAGCTCCTGGCATGCGTCTAAATCATGAACATTTCTACATACCTTGGGACACTCCATCTCTTCTCCATGCAACTTTCATAATACTGTTGTGATCTGCGTGCCATGGAGAGTGCATCTTTAAAAGCTGACATCATTGTGATTTGTTGAACAGCAAAGAGGCAGTAGGTGTGCTGAATTGAATGTGGTCCCACTTCTTTCTGGTTAGAAAAGATGTACCTCATTTGTTATTGACCAATGTCAAAACTTTTTTAGAGTAGAGTGCCACCTTATTTGCACAGGAGTGTGTTTCATCTTTCACATTTAAGGTGAAATTGAacattttctttaaaatattCACCAAAAAAATCCCACTCCCATTCTGAAAATAAACTGTCCATGGTACCTTTGCATTTCAAAGTGCAAAACCCTGCTACAAAAACCCACACAAAATTCAATGTTAGACTGCTGGcagctgtattttttttaatgtggggaATGACATCAAATCCATAGACAACAGAGTGATGCTATTCTGCAACAAGTTTGCTTTTGAACAGTTGAGCGTTTAATTTTTCTTTACTCTTTGCGCAAAAGCTCAAGACCCAAATAACCCGAGAACTCAAACAAATTCCTGGCATTTTTAAAAGTTAGGCACCATTCTCCTAATTGCCAGAAGAAGCTGACCATTTAAAAACAGGTGAGAATCAACTTTTATTGGAGCTTAAAATGCAAATAAGCATAAACACACAATAAATCAAGTTTCAGGCAGAACAGTATTAAAAAGATTTAACCGAAACTCTTACACAGCATTTACTGTACAATAGCATGGTTAAAGTAAATGGGCCACCTCGTATTAAAGATAAACTTAGTGTGTGTAAGACAAGTGGTTTTAGATAAAATGTTGCTTGCAAATAATGTTTGCAGGAGAGAGCAAGTTCACCAGTAACTTCAAGAGGCAGTACATTGCACAATAGGTGGCTCAATTCCATAAACCTTAGATCAAAATTAAGGATTTGTATGACTGAATTACTATTGAGATAGCGCTAACATACTTCACTCATTTGGGGGGGGAAGGTTTCTTCCCTAAGTGGAAATATTAGTAAAAATTCTACTATTTAAGTAGTATTGCAGCCAAACTCAACTAGTTCATTATATTCTAATCTGAAGAAATTCATTGAGCAAGTTTAATTACAAAGTTACAACAGTTTAATCAAAGATAAGCTGCCATTTAGGATCTGATAGTAATATTTATTCATCTTGCATTGTATTATTAAGAGGTCTGGATCAATATTTAGTGTTTTCACAAATGATTCAAAAAGGTTCACATGAAATTAATGCAATAATAGATGCCAATTGTATCTAAGTAAAGCTTGCTACACAAGTGTATAAATCCATTCCCACTATAGTTTGATATTTAAAATTCAGAGGACATTGTTTGTTGCATCTTTGAAAATAGAAcaaatttaaaatgtcaatgGTTACAGAATTTAGCCAGGTGCAGTGTATTTAAAGTAATCCAGTTACTCCGCATAGACCAGACGCTGCAGACTTCAACTGCAGAGTTCCATCtttattaatttagttttaaaCATTAAATACTGTTAACAATGTGCATCATGCAGTTTTGGCAATGTAACTCTGTCTAAATAATCAAAATTGGGCGAAGGTGGCCTTCCTTAAAACAAAATGTTCGGGGGGAAAGAAACAAATTCCTGTCTTTATACTTACACAAACTGGTTTAATGATCTAAACAATCAGCTCTTAATTGCATAAAAGCAGTTAAATGTATACTAATTGGGTATTATAGCAACTCATACTATATTACCTTGTGGTGTAATACTGTCAGAGAGGCAAAACATCATCTGCGTTAATGACTGGATCATGTTTAGTTATGGTCAGACTTCTGGATAATATCTATGACAAGCATATTTAAACAAAAATGAGAATATgagtatttatgtataatttcaCTAAATGCATTGGacatgggaggggaggagaaaaaagTTACGTTACAAAAATGCAGACATTTGATTTCTTTTTCAAGTTGCCCAAGTACTTAAACTCTGCTTTTTCaatggggtgaggagagagaaatTTAAAGAGTCAAAAAAGAGGGCACACACAGATCTTGTACAGTATGTACCTGAATAGTTCTGATTGGAAGCCATTTGAAAGAACACTAATTCGGACAACAGAGAATCGGAAAAGCTCTGCACATAATTATGACCACAACTGAACCTTGACTTACAGTAAAATGACAGTGTTTGTTGAAACATTCAGGGAAGCAGCTGCATGTCATTAAAACATGATCACAAAATTAAATCAAACAGGACTAAATGAAAGTATTAATTTACACAGTATAAAATTAAAAAGTGTGCAACTTTTTGCATTTCAGCAAAACACTAAACTACAGAAAACTTAGGTAGAGTAGACGGGCTTGGCAATTTTTAAATCAGCTATTCACATGTAACtacaaataaaatgttttaaagcaGGCTTGTCTAAACTAATAGTCTTCTCTTCCAAAGAGGGAAAAGGTACTGAAGTTTACATTCATGCAATAACACCAGCATACTTTCACCACAGCAAAAAGGATGTCTGAACCTTTTATTCCATTTTACCACGATTAGTTatttcccaccctcccccccacccccacctccacacacacacacacacacacacacacaaaacaaagagGAATAGCAAAGTAGCACCACTGAGGAAAATGGAGTAAAAGATAAGCAACAGGCAGAAAAAAAGAGCAAGAGGCCAAGTGTCTTGTAGGTTTGGATAAACATTGGGAAGTTTAAAACACTTCCAATTTCAGATACAAATGCACCTCGATTCTAaataaccaaaatgtattaatgtCAGTTCTGTTAAccattgtgcaatgacaatagatATCACAACTCAAAAGCTTAAGGGATTTAAAAATACTTGCCACAAACTATGTTGAAAGTCAAGAGCCTAATAGTCAAGACTCATTGTTGGGACAGATTATGGGATTCTACCTTGTAAACTGAATAGATATTAGATGAACTTAAATAGCTCCAAAGGGCTTAGTACAAAAAAGGAAGGGAAATTTATTGATGAAAAACTAGTAAGTTCATAAAAAATATCCATACACAAAATTTACACAAAACAGCAGCAATTCTATGTAGAAACAAATGAGAAAAGCAGCAACTTAAACTGCACAACATGGCTTGTCGGTAAAGACAATCAGAACAATTTCAACACTTTTAGCTGAGTACAGTCAAAACAAACAGGATTGTAGCACTTGCAAGTGTTTATGCCCATTTTCTTAAGGCTCCTAGCACTATTTTCTACAAAAAAATGTCTCTTCAGTGGTTTACTGCATTTATAATTAGTGTTAACTTTGCTGCAAGCCAGTTCTACGTTAGAATTGTGACTTCAAACAGAATCCATGAAGCCAGTCTGATAAATGCTCAGCAGCAAAATGTTGCACAGTTCCTCCAATATTTAGCTCAATGTACAGCATTTACTGCCCCATTTCCGGCCCCTGGAAAGAGAATTTATGAAATGTCATGGTTTCAACACATTGAGATCGTTACATTGATTCCCAAGTTACCATTTTCTGCAAAAAGCTGTGCAATGCTAGTGTCAAAAACCAGACAGTCACTATTCATAATGGCTGTGGCAATGCCTTCATGAATTGATCGAGGAGTTGCTTCCCAAGTCAATCGCCGTCTGTGGCCATTCAGTTCAAGTCTATATGCAAAGTTTTCAGCTTGTTTGCGTGTTCCAATTAGCTGTACTATGGCAAAAAACTGCTGGTGGCCATCGTATTTTTCTTGTTTTTCCAAGACCAACATAAAATGAAAGCCAAAACAGGACTGCATCATGACCCAATCTACTGCCCCTGGAAGGTTTATGTCTGTGGCCAGGAAAACTATGTCCTCACCCTGCAAGGTTGTGATCGACTTGTGTTGATGCATCAGGTGTGGCATTACAGCATCCAGAGAGCCTTGCCATTTACACGAGGCTCCAGGGCAAGGACACGAGTATGGCCTGAACTCACAGAGTTCCTCGTGGTCTGCTTTCTCTGTGTGCGGTAGTGTTATCTCACAACCTGAAGAGGCATACTTACAGGGGAACAGTACAGAGTTAGCCACTTTTTCCATCGCCAGGTTACGAATGGAGCCCAATGGGCCCCTGCAAGTGGGGCAGCATGTAAGCTTCGGACGACAGTTGCTGCAGACAAGGTGGCCGCTCTGGCACTGAAGAATTGGTGGCAGCACATAGTCAAAGCAAACCGGACACTCAAATAGACTTGCCAAATCACTATTGGAAGCTGTGGTTCCCGTCAATGCAGGGACTCTCTGGGCAGGAGTGCACTTTGATGTACCTGTAGGGAGTGCTGTGGCAGTCTGACGACTCATTTCTGGAAaaggtagaaaaaaaaaaaagttagcgTCATTTAACCATAATGAATGTCAACTTTCTGCCAGTAATTGACCTCTTCACTTTCTATGTCAAAATATTGGGCAAATTTTCTGCATCCTGACAGTTAGAAACATTACTGAGCTAACAACAGAAAATTACAAGTGGTCATTTTGATATTCTCCCATTCAAAGATGTTTTCTCATAATACACATTTTTCTGCACTAGTGGGACAATGCTCCGGGATAGTTAATGTCaaatccatctccatcaca from the Leucoraja erinacea ecotype New England chromosome 17, Leri_hhj_1, whole genome shotgun sequence genome contains:
- the siah1 gene encoding E3 ubiquitin-protein ligase Siah1 gives rise to the protein MSRQTATALPTGTSKCTPAQRVPALTGTTASNSDLASLFECPVCFDYVLPPILQCQSGHLVCSNCRPKLTCCPTCRGPLGSIRNLAMEKVANSVLFPCKYASSGCEITLPHTEKADHEELCEFRPYSCPCPGASCKWQGSLDAVMPHLMHQHKSITTLQGEDIVFLATDINLPGAVDWVMMQSCFGFHFMLVLEKQEKYDGHQQFFAIVQLIGTRKQAENFAYRLELNGHRRRLTWEATPRSIHEGIATAIMNSDCLVFDTSIAQLFAENGNLGINVTISMC